A genomic window from Klebsiella quasipneumoniae subsp. quasipneumoniae includes:
- the fhuD gene encoding Fe(3+)-hydroxamate ABC transporter substrate-binding protein FhuD, producing the protein MMTPTQITRRRLLTAMALSPLLWQMRGAQAANVDPQRVVALEWLPAELLLALGVTPYGVADIPNYRLWVNEPALPDSVIDVGLRTEPNLELLTQMKPSFIVWSAGYGPSPEKLARIAPGRGFTFSDGKRPLAMAQRSLLEMADLLGKPQQAQRHLAEFEALMASLKPRFAGRGDRPLLMISLLDPRHVLVFGENCLFQEVLDRFGIKNAWRGEAAFWGSVSVGIDRLAAFNEADVICFDHGNEREMTQLLATPLWQAMPFVRAGRFQRVPAVWFYGATLSAMHFARVLAEAQGSPA; encoded by the coding sequence ATGATGACCCCGACTCAGATAACCCGACGTCGCCTGCTGACCGCGATGGCGCTCTCGCCGCTGCTGTGGCAGATGCGCGGCGCGCAGGCGGCGAACGTTGACCCGCAGCGTGTGGTCGCCCTGGAGTGGCTGCCGGCGGAGCTGCTGCTGGCGCTGGGCGTCACGCCTTACGGCGTGGCCGATATCCCTAACTATCGCCTGTGGGTAAACGAGCCCGCGCTGCCCGACTCGGTGATCGATGTCGGTCTGCGCACTGAACCCAATCTTGAGCTGCTGACGCAGATGAAACCGTCGTTTATCGTCTGGTCAGCAGGCTACGGCCCGTCGCCGGAGAAGCTGGCGCGTATCGCCCCCGGTCGCGGATTCACCTTTAGCGACGGCAAACGCCCGCTGGCGATGGCTCAGCGCTCGCTGCTGGAGATGGCTGACCTGCTGGGCAAACCGCAGCAGGCTCAGCGCCACCTGGCGGAGTTTGAGGCGCTGATGGCGAGCCTGAAGCCGCGCTTTGCCGGACGCGGCGACCGTCCGCTGCTGATGATCTCCCTGCTCGATCCGCGCCACGTTCTGGTGTTTGGCGAAAACTGCCTGTTCCAGGAGGTGCTTGACCGCTTTGGTATTAAAAACGCCTGGCGCGGCGAAGCGGCGTTCTGGGGCAGCGTCAGCGTTGGCATCGACCGGCTGGCGGCGTTTAACGAGGCCGATGTGATCTGTTTTGATCATGGTAACGAGCGGGAGATGACCCAGCTGCTGGCGACCCCGCTGTGGCAGGCGATGCCGTTCGTGCGCGCGGGACGCTTCCAGCGCGTTCCGGCCGTATGGTTCTATGGCGCGACGCTGTCGGCGATGCATTTTGCCCGCGTGCTGGCCGAGGCCCAGGGGAGTCCGGCATGA
- the fhuC gene encoding Fe3+-hydroxamate ABC transporter ATP-binding protein FhuC, translating into MQEQTPHAETTFALDRVTFRVPGRTLLHPLSLTFPAGKVTGLIGHNGSGKSTLLKMLGRHQPPSAGDVLLDGQPLESWGSKAFARKVAYLPQQLPPAEGMTVRELVAIGRYPWHGALGRFGAADREKVEEAIALVGLKPLAHRLVDSLSGGERQRAWIAMLVAQDSRCLLLDEPTSALDIAHQVDVLALVHRLSQQRGLTVIAVLHDINMAARYCDYLVALRGGEMIAQGTPAELMRSDTLEQIYGIPMGILPHPAGAAPVSFVY; encoded by the coding sequence ATGCAGGAACAGACTCCGCACGCAGAAACCACCTTCGCGCTGGATCGCGTCACTTTCCGTGTGCCTGGCCGCACGTTGCTCCATCCGCTCTCGCTCACCTTCCCGGCCGGAAAAGTCACAGGCCTGATCGGCCATAATGGCTCCGGCAAGTCGACGTTACTGAAAATGCTTGGCCGCCATCAGCCGCCTTCCGCAGGCGATGTGCTGCTGGACGGCCAGCCGCTGGAGAGCTGGGGCAGCAAAGCCTTTGCCCGCAAAGTGGCCTATCTGCCGCAGCAGCTGCCGCCGGCCGAAGGTATGACGGTGCGCGAGCTGGTGGCGATCGGCCGCTATCCGTGGCACGGCGCGCTGGGTCGCTTTGGCGCGGCGGACCGCGAGAAAGTGGAAGAGGCGATTGCGCTGGTAGGGCTGAAGCCGCTCGCCCATCGTCTGGTGGACAGCCTCTCCGGCGGCGAACGTCAGCGGGCGTGGATCGCCATGCTGGTGGCGCAGGATAGCCGCTGTCTGCTGCTCGATGAACCCACCTCGGCGCTGGATATCGCCCATCAGGTTGATGTCCTCGCGCTGGTGCATCGTCTCAGCCAGCAGCGCGGCCTGACGGTGATCGCCGTCCTGCACGACATTAATATGGCGGCCCGCTACTGCGACTATCTGGTGGCCCTGCGCGGCGGGGAAATGATCGCCCAGGGGACGCCGGCGGAACTGATGCGCAGCGACACCCTGGAACAAATCTACGGCATCCCGATGGGGATCCTGCCGCACCCGGCCGGCGCGGCGCCGGTAAGCTTTGTCTATTGA
- the fhuA gene encoding ferrichrome porin FhuA, translating to MARPKTAQPNHSLRKVAAVVATAVSGMSVYAQAAEQPKQEETITVVAAPAAQESAWGPAPTIAAKRSATATKTDTPIEKTPQSVSVVTRQEMEMRQPTTVKEALSYTPSVFSTRGSSTTYDVVTIRGFTTSTTVNTNQYLDGMKLQGNNYSEVSMDPYFLERVEVMRGPTSVLYGNSNPGGIVSMVSKRPTTEPLKEVQFKMGTDNLWQTGFDFSDAIDDAGVWSYRLTGLGRSQDAQQQMAKSTRYAVAPSFSWRPDDKTDFTFLSNFQNDPDAGYYGWLPREGTVVPYYDANGKAHKLPTDFNEGEADNKISRRQKMVGYSFSHQFDDTFTVRQNLRYADVHTLYRSVYGNGYVAPGYMNRAYVRSDEHLNTFTVDTQLQSDFATGAVSHTLLTGVDYSRMRNDVDADYGTADPISMNNPQYGNPNIQVTFPYAVLNRMEQTGLYAQDQMEWDKWVMTLGGRYDYATTSTLTRATNSLAENHDQQFSWRGGINYLFDNGISPYFSYSESFEPVSGSSSSGKPFDPSRGKQYEAGVKYVPKDMPVVVTAAVYQLTKDKNLTADPANQAFSIQTGEIRSRGLELEAKAAVNANINVTAAYSYTDAEYTHDTVFNGKRPAEVPRNMASLWADYTFHETALSGLTIGAGARYIGSTVSYYKNDTSTGKKNDAFSVAGYALMDATVKYDLARFGLPGSSVGVNVNNLFDREYVSSCYSEYACYWGAGRQVVATATFRF from the coding sequence ATGGCGCGTCCAAAAACTGCTCAGCCAAACCACTCGCTGCGTAAAGTCGCAGCTGTAGTAGCCACGGCGGTTAGCGGCATGTCTGTCTACGCACAGGCAGCAGAACAACCGAAGCAAGAAGAAACCATTACCGTCGTTGCCGCCCCGGCCGCCCAGGAAAGCGCCTGGGGACCGGCGCCGACCATCGCGGCGAAACGTTCCGCCACGGCGACGAAAACCGATACCCCGATTGAAAAAACGCCGCAGTCTGTGTCGGTGGTGACGCGCCAGGAGATGGAGATGCGCCAGCCGACGACGGTAAAAGAGGCGCTCTCCTATACGCCAAGCGTCTTCTCCACCCGCGGCAGTTCGACCACCTATGACGTGGTCACCATTCGCGGCTTCACCACCTCGACGACCGTCAACACCAACCAGTATCTGGACGGCATGAAGCTGCAGGGGAATAACTACTCTGAAGTCTCCATGGATCCTTACTTCCTGGAGCGCGTGGAAGTGATGCGCGGGCCAACCTCGGTGCTGTACGGCAACAGCAACCCGGGCGGTATCGTCAGCATGGTCAGCAAACGCCCGACCACCGAGCCGCTGAAAGAAGTGCAGTTTAAGATGGGCACCGACAATCTGTGGCAGACCGGGTTTGACTTCAGCGACGCCATTGATGATGCCGGCGTCTGGTCCTACCGCCTGACCGGCCTGGGCCGCAGCCAGGATGCCCAGCAGCAGATGGCGAAATCGACCCGCTACGCGGTGGCGCCCTCCTTTAGCTGGCGTCCGGACGATAAAACCGACTTCACCTTCCTGAGCAACTTCCAGAATGATCCGGATGCGGGCTACTACGGCTGGCTGCCGCGCGAAGGCACCGTGGTGCCGTATTACGACGCCAACGGTAAGGCGCATAAGCTGCCGACCGATTTCAACGAAGGCGAGGCGGATAATAAAATCTCCCGCCGCCAGAAGATGGTGGGCTACAGCTTCTCCCATCAGTTCGATGACACCTTTACCGTGCGGCAGAACCTGCGCTATGCCGATGTGCATACGCTCTATCGTTCGGTGTACGGCAACGGCTATGTCGCGCCGGGCTACATGAATCGCGCCTATGTGCGCTCCGACGAGCACCTGAACACCTTCACCGTCGATACTCAGCTGCAGTCTGATTTCGCCACCGGCGCGGTTAGCCATACCCTGCTGACCGGCGTGGACTACTCGCGGATGCGTAACGATGTGGATGCCGACTACGGGACGGCGGATCCCATCAGCATGAACAATCCGCAGTACGGCAACCCGAATATTCAGGTCACCTTCCCGTACGCGGTGCTCAACCGGATGGAGCAGACTGGCCTGTACGCGCAGGATCAGATGGAGTGGGATAAATGGGTGATGACCCTGGGCGGCCGTTACGATTACGCCACGACCTCAACGTTAACCCGCGCCACCAACAGCCTGGCGGAGAACCACGACCAGCAGTTCAGCTGGCGCGGAGGCATCAACTACCTGTTCGATAACGGTATCTCTCCGTACTTCAGCTACAGCGAATCGTTTGAACCGGTATCGGGATCCAGCAGCAGCGGTAAGCCGTTCGATCCGTCGCGCGGTAAGCAGTATGAAGCCGGCGTGAAATATGTGCCGAAAGATATGCCGGTGGTGGTCACCGCGGCGGTCTATCAGCTGACCAAAGACAAGAACCTGACGGCGGATCCGGCTAACCAGGCGTTCAGCATCCAGACCGGCGAAATCCGCTCCCGCGGCCTTGAGCTGGAGGCGAAGGCGGCGGTGAACGCCAATATTAACGTCACCGCAGCCTACAGCTACACCGATGCGGAGTACACTCACGATACGGTGTTCAACGGTAAACGTCCGGCGGAAGTGCCGCGTAACATGGCCTCCCTGTGGGCGGATTATACCTTCCACGAAACCGCGCTGAGCGGTCTGACGATTGGGGCCGGGGCGCGCTATATCGGTTCAACGGTCAGCTACTACAAAAATGACACCAGTACCGGTAAGAAAAATGATGCCTTTAGTGTGGCCGGTTATGCGCTGATGGATGCGACGGTGAAATACGATCTGGCGCGCTTTGGCCTGCCGGGCTCGTCGGTCGGCGTCAACGTCAACAACCTGTTCGACCGCGAATATGTCTCCAGTTGCTACAGCGAATACGCCTGCTACTGGGGGGCCGGACGTCAGGTCGTCGCCACCGCCACCTTCCGTTTCTAA
- the gspS gene encoding type II secretion system pilot lipoprotein GspS, protein MRIPLIFPLCVVAVLSGCQQKPASTLSPAISSQAQLEQLSSVAAGTRYLKNKCNRSDLPADEAIYRAAVNVGKARGWGNIDPATLSQNSDRLYQQLLQDSTPEAAQCSQFNRQLAPFIASLRGD, encoded by the coding sequence ATGCGCATTCCGCTTATATTTCCGCTTTGCGTGGTGGCCGTGCTCTCTGGCTGCCAACAGAAACCCGCCTCAACGCTCAGTCCGGCCATCAGTAGCCAGGCGCAGCTCGAGCAGCTCTCGTCCGTGGCGGCAGGAACGCGCTATCTCAAGAATAAATGTAATCGTAGCGATCTGCCCGCCGATGAAGCTATTTATCGCGCGGCGGTGAATGTCGGCAAAGCGCGCGGCTGGGGAAATATTGACCCGGCAACGTTAAGCCAAAATAGCGACCGGCTTTACCAACAGCTTTTACAGGACAGCACCCCGGAAGCCGCGCAGTGCAGTCAATTTAATCGCCAGCTTGCTCCCTTTATTGCCAGCCTGCGCGGCGACTAA
- the fhuB gene encoding Fe(3+)-hydroxamate ABC transporter permease FhuB has translation MNTRISPLASILLAALLVAAFALSIVNLNVALPYAQWRQALRQPDSDQIAQMLFHYSLLPRVAVSLLVGAGLGLVGVLFQQVLRNPLAEPTTLGVATGAQLGITVTTLWAIPGVLASQFAALAGACLVGALVFGVSWGKRLSPVTLILAGLVVSLYCGALNQLMVIFHHDQLQSMFLWSTGTLTQTDWSVAQRLWPQLLGGAILTLLLLRPLTLMGLDDGVARNLGLALSLARLGALTLAIVMSALLVNAVGIIGFIGLFAPLLAKMLGARRLLARLLLAALIGALLLWLSDQVILWLSRVWREVSTGSVTALIGAPLLLWLLPRLRSISAPVMNGGDNVQPERYHVQWFVLGGVALLLLAMSVALAFGRDAHGWLWAHGDLLEQLLPWRWPRVLSALFAGVMLAVAGCIIQRLTGNPMASPEVLGISSGAAFGVVLMLFFVPGDAFGWLLPAGSLGAAATLLIIMLAAGRGGFSPHRMLLAGMALSTAFTMLLMMLQASGDPRMAQILTWISGSTYSATPERVVRSGAVMLVLLALAPLCRRWLTILPLGGEAARAVGMALTSSRIVLLLLAACLTAAATLTIGPLSFVGLMAPHIARMMGFRRTLPHMVISGLTGGLLLVFADWCGRMIMFPYQIPAGLLSTFIGAPYFIYLLRKQSR, from the coding sequence ATGAATACGCGTATTTCACCGTTAGCCAGTATCCTGCTGGCCGCGCTGCTGGTTGCCGCCTTCGCGTTGAGTATCGTCAATCTCAATGTCGCCTTGCCCTATGCGCAATGGCGGCAGGCGCTGCGGCAGCCGGATAGCGATCAGATTGCCCAGATGCTGTTTCATTACAGCCTGCTGCCGCGGGTGGCCGTTTCACTGCTGGTGGGGGCCGGGCTGGGACTGGTCGGCGTACTGTTCCAGCAGGTGCTGCGCAATCCGCTGGCGGAGCCGACCACCCTTGGCGTCGCCACCGGCGCGCAGCTGGGGATAACGGTCACCACGCTGTGGGCCATCCCCGGCGTGCTGGCGTCGCAGTTTGCCGCGCTGGCCGGGGCCTGTCTGGTGGGTGCGCTGGTGTTTGGCGTATCCTGGGGCAAGCGTCTGTCGCCGGTAACGCTGATCCTGGCGGGCCTGGTGGTCAGCCTCTACTGCGGGGCGCTTAACCAGCTGATGGTGATTTTCCATCACGACCAGCTGCAGAGCATGTTCCTGTGGAGCACCGGGACGCTGACGCAAACCGACTGGAGCGTGGCGCAGCGCCTGTGGCCGCAACTGCTGGGCGGGGCGATACTCACCCTGCTGCTGCTGCGTCCGCTGACTCTGATGGGGCTCGATGACGGGGTGGCGCGCAACCTGGGGCTGGCGCTGTCTCTGGCGCGCCTCGGCGCCCTGACGCTGGCGATCGTGATGAGCGCGCTGCTGGTCAACGCGGTCGGGATTATCGGCTTTATCGGCCTGTTCGCGCCGCTACTGGCGAAAATGCTCGGCGCCCGTCGACTGCTGGCCCGGCTGCTGCTGGCGGCGCTGATCGGCGCGCTGCTCCTGTGGCTTTCCGATCAGGTGATCCTCTGGCTGAGCCGGGTATGGCGGGAAGTCTCCACCGGCTCGGTCACCGCCCTGATTGGCGCGCCGCTGCTGCTGTGGCTGCTGCCGCGGCTGCGCAGCATCAGCGCCCCGGTGATGAACGGCGGCGATAATGTGCAGCCTGAGCGCTATCACGTGCAATGGTTTGTTCTCGGGGGCGTCGCGTTGCTGCTGCTGGCGATGAGCGTGGCGCTGGCCTTTGGTCGCGATGCCCACGGTTGGCTGTGGGCTCACGGCGATCTACTGGAGCAACTGCTGCCCTGGCGCTGGCCGCGGGTGCTGTCGGCGCTGTTCGCCGGGGTGATGCTGGCGGTCGCCGGCTGTATTATCCAGCGCCTGACCGGCAACCCGATGGCCAGCCCGGAAGTGCTGGGCATCAGCTCCGGCGCCGCCTTTGGCGTGGTGCTGATGCTGTTCTTCGTGCCTGGCGACGCCTTTGGCTGGCTGCTGCCGGCCGGGAGCCTTGGCGCGGCGGCCACTTTGCTGATCATTATGCTGGCCGCCGGGCGGGGCGGTTTCTCGCCGCATCGGATGCTGCTGGCGGGGATGGCGCTCAGTACCGCCTTCACTATGCTGCTGATGATGCTGCAGGCCAGCGGCGATCCGCGTATGGCGCAGATCCTGACGTGGATCTCGGGGTCGACCTACAGTGCGACGCCGGAGAGGGTGGTACGCAGCGGCGCGGTGATGCTGGTCCTGCTGGCGCTGGCGCCGCTCTGTCGCCGCTGGTTAACCATCCTGCCGCTGGGCGGGGAGGCGGCGCGGGCGGTGGGCATGGCGCTGACGTCATCGCGGATTGTTCTGCTGCTGCTGGCGGCCTGCCTGACGGCGGCGGCGACGCTGACCATTGGCCCGCTGAGCTTCGTCGGGCTGATGGCGCCGCATATTGCGCGCATGATGGGCTTCCGCCGAACGCTGCCGCATATGGTGATCTCCGGACTGACTGGCGGGCTGCTGCTGGTCTTCGCCGACTGGTGCGGACGGATGATCATGTTCCCGTACCAGATCCCGGCGGGGCTGCTGTCGACCTTTATCGGCGCGCCGTACTTTATCTATTTGCTGAGGAAGCAGAGCCGCTAA
- the mrcB gene encoding bifunctional glycosyl transferase/transpeptidase, which yields MAGDDREPIGRKGRPPRPTKQKVTRRRVREEDYDDEYDDDDYEDEKPVPRKAKGKGGKPRRKRSWLWLLVKLGIVFAVLIAAYGVYLDQKIRSRIDGKVWELPAAVYGRMVNLEPDMQISKNEMVRLLNATQYRQVSAMTRPGEYTVQANSIEMIRRPFDFPDSKEGQVRARLTFDGDHLETIENMDNNRQFGFFRLDPRLITMLQSPNGEQRLFVKRSGFPDLLVDTLLATEDRHFYEHDGISLYSIGRAVLANLTAGRTVQGASTLTQQLVKNLFLSSERSYWRKANEAYMALIVDARYSKDRILELYMNEVYLGQSGDNEIRGFPLASLYYFGRPVEELSLDQQALLVGMVKGASVYNPWRNPKLALERRNLVLRLLQQQQVIDQELYDMLSARPLGVQPRGGVISPQPAFMQMVRQELQAKLGDKVKDLSGVKIFTTFDSVAQDAAEKAATEGIPVLKKQRKLADLETAMVVVDRFTGEVRAMVGGAEPQFAGYNRAMQARRSIGSLAKPATYLTALSQPNQYRLNTWIADAPVTIRLSNGQTWSPQNDDRRFSGQVMLVDALTRSMNVPTVNLGMALGLPAVVDTWTKLGAPKNQLNAVPAMLLGALNLTPIEVAQAFQTIASGGNRAPLSALRSVIAEDGTVLYQSYPQAERAVPAQAAYMTLWTMQQVVQRGTGRQLGAKYPGLHLAGKTGTTNNNVDTWFAGIDGSQVTITWVGRDNNQPTKLYGASGAMSIYQRYLANQTPTPLVLTAPEDVVDMGVDSNGNFVCSGGMRSLPVWTTQPDALCRQGEMMQQQQLQQQEANNPFNQSGQQQPQQQQQQQQQPPKQQEKSDGVAGWIKDMFGSN from the coding sequence ATGGCGGGAGATGACCGCGAGCCTATCGGACGTAAGGGAAGACCCCCACGTCCGACAAAACAGAAAGTCACCCGTCGCCGGGTCCGGGAAGAGGACTACGACGACGAGTATGATGACGATGATTATGAGGATGAGAAACCGGTGCCGAGAAAAGCCAAAGGCAAAGGTGGCAAGCCTCGTCGTAAGCGCAGCTGGCTGTGGCTGCTGGTCAAGCTGGGGATTGTCTTCGCGGTGCTGATTGCCGCCTATGGCGTCTACCTCGACCAGAAAATCCGCAGCCGCATTGACGGTAAAGTCTGGGAGCTGCCGGCCGCGGTCTATGGCCGAATGGTGAACCTTGAGCCGGACATGCAGATCAGCAAAAACGAGATGGTGCGTCTGCTGAACGCCACCCAGTATCGTCAGGTCAGCGCGATGACGCGTCCCGGCGAATATACGGTGCAGGCCAACAGCATCGAGATGATCCGCCGTCCGTTCGATTTCCCGGACAGTAAAGAAGGGCAGGTGCGCGCGCGTCTGACCTTCGATGGCGACCATCTGGAAACCATCGAGAATATGGATAACAACCGCCAGTTCGGTTTCTTCCGTCTCGATCCGCGACTTATCACCATGCTGCAGTCGCCGAACGGCGAGCAGCGTCTGTTCGTGAAGCGCAGCGGCTTTCCCGACCTGCTGGTGGATACGCTGCTGGCGACCGAAGACCGCCACTTCTACGAGCATGATGGTATCAGCCTCTATTCCATCGGCCGTGCGGTGCTGGCGAACCTGACGGCAGGCCGGACGGTGCAGGGGGCAAGTACCCTGACCCAGCAGCTGGTGAAAAACCTGTTCCTCTCCAGCGAACGCTCCTACTGGCGTAAAGCCAACGAAGCGTACATGGCGCTGATCGTCGACGCCCGCTACAGCAAGGATCGCATCCTTGAGCTGTATATGAACGAGGTGTACCTCGGTCAGAGCGGCGATAACGAAATTCGCGGCTTCCCGCTGGCCAGCCTGTACTACTTTGGCCGTCCGGTGGAAGAGCTGAGCCTCGACCAGCAGGCGCTGCTGGTGGGGATGGTGAAAGGGGCCTCGGTCTATAACCCGTGGCGCAACCCGAAACTGGCCCTTGAGCGACGCAATCTGGTGCTGCGTCTGCTGCAGCAGCAGCAGGTCATCGACCAGGAGCTGTACGACATGCTGAGCGCGCGTCCGCTGGGCGTGCAGCCGCGCGGCGGGGTGATTTCACCGCAGCCGGCGTTTATGCAGATGGTGCGTCAGGAGCTGCAGGCGAAGCTGGGCGATAAAGTGAAAGATCTCTCCGGCGTGAAGATCTTCACGACCTTCGACTCGGTGGCGCAGGATGCCGCGGAAAAAGCGGCTACTGAAGGGATCCCGGTACTGAAGAAACAGCGCAAGCTGGCAGATCTGGAAACCGCCATGGTGGTGGTGGACCGCTTTACCGGTGAAGTGCGGGCGATGGTCGGCGGCGCGGAGCCGCAGTTCGCCGGCTACAACCGTGCGATGCAGGCCCGCCGGTCGATTGGTTCTCTGGCCAAGCCGGCGACCTATCTGACCGCGCTGAGCCAGCCGAACCAGTATCGCCTGAATACGTGGATCGCCGATGCGCCAGTGACCATTCGCCTGTCCAACGGCCAGACCTGGTCGCCGCAGAACGACGATCGTCGCTTCAGCGGCCAGGTGATGCTGGTGGATGCCCTGACCCGTTCGATGAACGTGCCGACGGTTAACCTCGGGATGGCGCTGGGCTTGCCGGCGGTGGTCGATACCTGGACCAAACTGGGGGCGCCGAAGAATCAGCTCAACGCCGTGCCGGCGATGCTGCTTGGCGCGCTGAACCTGACGCCAATTGAAGTGGCCCAGGCCTTCCAGACCATCGCCAGCGGCGGCAACCGTGCGCCACTCTCCGCCCTGCGGTCAGTGATTGCGGAAGATGGCACGGTGCTGTATCAGAGCTACCCGCAGGCGGAGCGCGCGGTGCCTGCCCAGGCGGCCTACATGACGCTGTGGACCATGCAGCAGGTGGTGCAGCGCGGGACGGGGCGCCAGCTGGGCGCGAAGTATCCGGGCCTCCATCTGGCGGGGAAAACCGGGACCACCAACAATAACGTCGATACCTGGTTTGCCGGGATCGACGGTAGCCAGGTGACCATCACCTGGGTGGGTCGCGATAATAACCAGCCAACCAAACTGTACGGCGCCAGCGGTGCGATGTCGATTTACCAGCGTTATCTGGCGAACCAGACGCCAACGCCGCTGGTGCTGACGGCGCCTGAGGACGTGGTCGACATGGGCGTGGACAGCAACGGCAACTTCGTCTGCAGCGGCGGTATGCGTTCGCTGCCGGTGTGGACGACGCAGCCGGATGCGCTGTGCCGCCAGGGCGAAATGATGCAGCAGCAGCAGTTGCAGCAGCAGGAAGCGAACAACCCGTTCAATCAGTCCGGGCAGCAGCAGCCTCAGCAGCAACAGCAGCAGCAACAGCAGCCGCCGAAGCAGCAGGAGAAGAGCGACGGCGTCGCGGGCTGGATCAAGGATATGTTCGGCAGTAACTGA